From Xylanibacter oryzae DSM 17970, a single genomic window includes:
- a CDS encoding DUF2461 domain-containing protein: protein MDAKRIIQFLKDVSVNNNRPWFQEHKDEYLEVKKNFEEDITRAISRIAEFDSSVKNIQVKDTTYRFYRDTRFSPDKSPYKNHIGAYISAHGKKSMHGGYYIHLEPGHCLLSVGNYWLPTNILTACRNEIMSNEGKWLECVENDKFIKLFGKAENKGWNSPKGFGLEYLKTCPSGFPKDYEHIQYLRMKDYCCWKAVPDTFFDGEKWLDEMVGIYKVAKPMLDFMNNVIDDYE from the coding sequence ATGGATGCTAAAAGAATAATACAATTTCTAAAAGATGTCTCCGTCAACAATAACCGACCTTGGTTTCAGGAGCATAAAGATGAATACCTTGAAGTTAAAAAAAACTTTGAGGAAGATATTACAAGAGCTATTTCCAGAATTGCTGAATTTGACTCTTCTGTTAAGAATATTCAGGTTAAAGATACCACATATCGATTTTATCGTGATACGAGATTTTCTCCTGATAAGTCACCATATAAGAATCACATAGGAGCCTATATATCGGCCCATGGTAAAAAATCCATGCACGGAGGATATTATATACATCTAGAGCCGGGGCATTGTCTTCTTTCTGTTGGCAATTACTGGTTGCCAACAAATATACTGACTGCTTGTCGTAATGAAATAATGTCAAATGAAGGAAAATGGCTCGAATGTGTAGAAAACGATAAGTTCATCAAACTTTTTGGTAAGGCTGAAAATAAAGGATGGAATTCACCAAAAGGCTTTGGATTAGAATACCTTAAAACATGTCCTTCTGGTTTCCCAAAAGATTATGAGCATATTCAATATCTCCGAATGAAAGACTATTGCTGCTGGAAAGCAGTACCTGATACGTTCTTTGATGGAGAAAAATGGCTTGATGAGATGGTTGGCATATATAAGGTTGCTAAACCGATGTTAGATTTTATGAATAATGTTATAGACGATTACGAATAG
- the nth gene encoding endonuclease III, translating into MNKKERYRYILDYFRKKMPNVTTELEFGSVFQLLVATLLSAQCTDKRINEVTPELFRHYPTAEAMAKADQEDIYEYIKSVSYPNAKAKHLVEMSKMLVENFRGEVPDDISDLIKLPGVGRKTANVIQAVAFGKSTMAVDTHVYRVSHRLGLVSKESNTPYKVEQELMANIPESDIPNAHHWLLLHGRYVCTSRAPHCSTCEFDDICPKLIDGSKL; encoded by the coding sequence ATGAATAAAAAAGAAAGATATCGTTATATATTAGATTATTTTCGTAAAAAAATGCCGAATGTAACCACCGAACTTGAATTCGGAAGTGTATTTCAATTGCTGGTGGCTACTCTTTTAAGTGCACAATGTACTGACAAACGAATAAATGAGGTTACGCCAGAACTATTTAGACATTATCCCACAGCAGAAGCTATGGCAAAAGCTGATCAGGAAGATATATATGAATATATAAAAAGCGTTTCATACCCCAATGCGAAGGCTAAGCATCTTGTTGAAATGTCAAAAATGCTTGTTGAAAATTTTCGAGGTGAAGTTCCTGATGATATAAGCGATTTGATAAAGTTGCCTGGGGTAGGGCGTAAGACGGCAAATGTGATTCAAGCTGTTGCCTTTGGCAAGTCTACTATGGCAGTAGATACCCATGTGTACAGGGTAAGTCATCGTCTTGGACTTGTTTCTAAGGAGTCAAACACTCCTTACAAAGTAGAGCAGGAACTTATGGCCAATATCCCGGAATCGGATATACCAAATGCACACCATTGGCTACTTTTACACGGTAGATATGTATGTACAAGTAGAGCACCACATTGTTCTACATGTGAGTTTGATGATATTTGTCCTAAATTAATTGATGGTTCAAAATTATAA
- a CDS encoding low molecular weight protein-tyrosine-phosphatase has translation MKKVSLLFVCLGNICRSPAAEDITKKIAEDKGILTLLDIDSAGIGDWHIGQLPDARMRKHGYIHGYKFNSKARQICMNDFNRFDYIIAMDKDNYSYLSNIAPNKECKKKILRISDYLKLYPNYDKIPDPYYGDDDDFENVIILLEDACKNLPLSLFNK, from the coding sequence ATGAAAAAGGTATCGTTGTTGTTTGTATGCTTAGGAAATATATGCCGTTCTCCCGCTGCTGAGGATATAACAAAAAAAATAGCTGAAGACAAAGGAATATTAACACTGTTAGATATAGACTCCGCTGGTATTGGAGACTGGCACATAGGACAACTTCCTGATGCTAGGATGAGAAAACATGGATACATACATGGATACAAATTCAATAGTAAGGCAAGGCAAATATGCATGAACGATTTTAACCGTTTCGACTATATCATCGCAATGGATAAAGATAATTATTCATACTTATCAAATATTGCTCCTAACAAAGAATGTAAAAAGAAGATTTTACGTATTAGCGATTATTTGAAGTTATACCCTAATTATGACAAGATTCCTGATCCATATTATGGAGACGATGATGATTTTGAAAATGTGATTATCCTTCTTGAAGATGCATGCAAAAATTTACCACTTTCGTTATTCAATAAATGA
- a CDS encoding MBL fold metallo-hydrolase: MLRFISFGSGSSGNCYYLYTENNGILIDTGIGIRTLKKYFKDRNLKIDDVNNILITHDHADHIKSVGSMSYEYGLSVYATHKVHHGITRSYCVQRKIQDEHIKEIEKGESFQLGDFHIISFEVPHDSSDNVGYKIDVGGIVFCLMTDVGHVTDDMKNYISEANYLVIEANHDMEMLMNGPYPQYLKDRVSGPDGHLCNADCGKAIAENMTENLRHIWLCHLSEENNHPELARKTVESTLRSYGVLVGKDVQLDVLRRKVPSEIFILD; the protein is encoded by the coding sequence ATGCTAAGATTTATATCCTTTGGCAGTGGAAGTAGCGGAAATTGTTACTATCTTTACACTGAAAATAATGGGATACTGATAGATACCGGAATAGGAATAAGGACACTAAAGAAATACTTCAAAGATAGAAATTTGAAGATTGATGATGTGAATAACATCCTGATAACTCACGATCATGCTGATCATATAAAGTCAGTAGGTAGTATGAGTTACGAATATGGACTGTCGGTTTATGCTACGCATAAGGTTCACCATGGCATTACGCGCAGCTATTGTGTACAACGAAAAATACAAGATGAACACATTAAAGAAATAGAGAAAGGTGAATCTTTCCAATTGGGAGACTTTCATATTATTTCATTTGAAGTTCCTCATGACAGTTCAGATAATGTGGGTTACAAAATAGATGTTGGCGGTATTGTATTTTGTCTTATGACAGATGTAGGACATGTAACAGACGACATGAAAAATTATATTTCAGAAGCCAATTATTTAGTTATAGAAGCCAACCATGATATGGAAATGCTCATGAACGGTCCTTATCCACAATACCTTAAAGATAGAGTGTCGGGCCCTGATGGTCATTTGTGTAATGCAGATTGCGGAAAGGCTATCGCTGAAAATATGACGGAAAATCTTCGTCATATATGGTTGTGTCATTTAAGTGAAGAAAATAATCACCCAGAATTAGCTCGTAAGACAGTTGAAAGTACTTTGAGAAGTTATGGTGTGTTGGTAGGCAAGGATGTACAACTTGATGTACTTAGAAGAAAAGTTCCTAGTGAAATCTTTATATTGGACTAA
- a CDS encoding RNA polymerase sigma factor encodes MKERETKFDIIAEYYQSHYAELIAFVGKRIDYTDEVEDIVQNIFVRLLLSDKMISEITLPCLVYTVARNLIYDFWRHHRLINEYEHYFKSTTSCGNNDTLSIYSANEINQILEKGIALLSDKKRHIYKMCIYDGMKVSEISKTLGENYKRVENYLGAARKEVRQYVDKMLA; translated from the coding sequence ATGAAGGAGCGCGAAACCAAATTTGACATTATTGCAGAATACTATCAATCTCATTATGCAGAATTGATAGCATTCGTTGGTAAACGTATTGACTATACTGATGAAGTTGAAGATATCGTTCAAAATATATTTGTACGTCTACTTTTATCAGACAAGATGATATCCGAAATAACATTGCCTTGTCTTGTTTATACAGTGGCCAGAAATCTTATTTATGATTTTTGGCGCCATCACCGTTTGATTAATGAATACGAACATTATTTTAAGTCAACGACATCATGTGGCAACAATGATACATTATCTATATATTCAGCAAATGAGATAAACCAGATATTAGAAAAAGGTATAGCTCTTCTATCTGATAAAAAACGTCATATATATAAAATGTGCATATACGATGGAATGAAGGTTTCTGAAATATCAAAGACGTTGGGCGAAAATTATAAGAGGGTGGAGAATTATCTTGGAGCGGCAAGAAAAGAAGTACGCCAGTATGTTGACAAGATGTTGGCATAG
- the htpG gene encoding molecular chaperone HtpG, with protein MQKGNIGVTTENIFPVIKKFLYSDHEIFLREIVSNAVDASQKIKTLAEKGDFKGELGDLTVQIKLDEKKGTITVSDHGIGMTEEEIDKYINQIAFSGVSDFLDKYKDNANAIIGHFGLGFYSAFMVSKKVEIITKSYKDDSKAVKWSCDGSPSFEIEDAKKDDHGSDIILYIDDDCKEFLEKAKIESLLNKYCKFMPVSISFGKKTEWKDGKQVDTKEDNIINNVDPLWTKTPSTLKDEDYKKFYQTLYPMQDEPLFWIHLNVDYPFNLTGILYFPRIKSNIELQRNKIQLYCNQVFVTDQVEGIVPEFLTLLHGVIDSPDIPLNVSRSYLQSDANVKKISTYITKKVADRLQSIFKEDRKEYEEKWDNLKIFINYGMLSEADNFYEKAKDFSLMKDTDNKYFTFDEYKQLIKDNQTDKEGNLIYLYANNLEEQYTYIEAAKAKGYSVLLLDGQLDIPVISMLEQKFEKSRFTRVDSDIIDRLIIKEDHKESELDSDKRDNLSSVFRSQMPKLDKIEFNVEVQALGEQMQPVIITQSEYMRRMKDISRFQAGMSFYAQMPDSYSLVLNSDHPLVKKVLDDATSSTDEKLKPILGELKGQQARLAALHQAQSKKKPEEITQEEKDDIQNTEKELEAERSKKESIIAEYAKNNNIVHQLIDLALLQNGMLKGAALDKFLKRSIDLIK; from the coding sequence ATGCAAAAAGGAAATATTGGGGTTACAACAGAAAACATTTTCCCCGTTATCAAAAAATTCTTGTATTCTGATCACGAAATTTTTCTACGTGAAATTGTTTCTAACGCTGTAGATGCTTCACAGAAAATTAAGACCCTTGCTGAAAAGGGGGATTTCAAGGGTGAACTTGGCGACCTTACTGTTCAAATCAAATTGGATGAGAAGAAAGGAACAATTACTGTCAGTGACCATGGTATTGGTATGACTGAAGAAGAAATAGACAAGTACATCAATCAGATTGCATTTTCTGGCGTAAGTGATTTCCTTGATAAGTATAAGGATAATGCAAACGCTATTATTGGTCACTTCGGACTTGGATTCTATTCTGCTTTCATGGTATCTAAAAAGGTGGAAATCATAACAAAAAGCTATAAGGATGATTCAAAAGCTGTAAAATGGAGCTGCGATGGTTCTCCTTCATTCGAAATTGAAGATGCCAAAAAAGATGATCATGGTTCTGACATTATATTATATATTGATGATGACTGCAAAGAATTCCTGGAAAAAGCCAAAATAGAAAGTCTCCTAAATAAATATTGTAAGTTCATGCCCGTTAGTATTTCTTTCGGGAAAAAAACTGAATGGAAAGATGGAAAACAAGTAGACACTAAAGAAGACAACATTATTAATAATGTAGACCCTTTGTGGACAAAGACTCCAAGTACATTGAAAGATGAAGACTACAAAAAATTCTATCAGACTCTCTACCCTATGCAGGATGAACCTCTCTTCTGGATTCATCTTAATGTAGATTACCCGTTCAACCTTACTGGTATACTTTATTTCCCGCGTATTAAGTCAAACATAGAACTACAACGCAATAAAATACAATTATATTGCAACCAAGTTTTCGTAACAGATCAAGTAGAAGGCATAGTACCGGAATTCCTAACACTATTACATGGTGTTATTGATTCTCCAGATATTCCTCTGAACGTTAGCCGCAGTTACTTGCAAAGTGATGCCAACGTAAAGAAGATTTCAACATATATAACAAAGAAAGTGGCAGATCGTTTGCAAAGTATTTTCAAAGAGGACCGCAAGGAATATGAAGAAAAATGGGATAATCTTAAAATATTCATTAATTATGGTATGCTTTCTGAAGCGGATAATTTCTACGAAAAGGCTAAAGATTTCTCTTTAATGAAAGATACCGACAACAAATATTTCACTTTTGACGAATACAAACAATTAATTAAAGATAACCAAACAGATAAAGAAGGAAACTTGATTTATCTTTATGCCAATAACCTAGAGGAACAATATACCTATATAGAAGCGGCTAAAGCAAAAGGATATAGCGTACTACTGCTTGACGGTCAGTTGGATATTCCGGTTATCTCTATGCTTGAACAAAAATTTGAAAAGAGTAGATTTACACGTGTTGACTCTGACATTATAGACAGACTCATTATTAAGGAAGATCATAAAGAATCAGAACTTGACAGTGATAAGCGTGACAATTTGTCATCTGTGTTCCGTTCTCAAATGCCAAAACTTGACAAAATAGAGTTCAATGTTGAGGTTCAAGCTCTAGGAGAACAAATGCAGCCTGTAATTATAACCCAGAGTGAATATATGAGACGTATGAAAGATATCAGCAGATTTCAGGCAGGAATGAGTTTCTATGCACAAATGCCTGATTCTTATTCATTGGTATTAAATAGTGATCACCCTCTAGTTAAAAAAGTACTTGATGATGCAACCTCAAGCACAGACGAAAAACTTAAGCCGATACTAGGTGAACTAAAAGGTCAGCAAGCTCGTCTTGCTGCGTTACATCAAGCTCAATCTAAAAAGAAACCAGAGGAAATTACACAAGAAGAAAAAGATGACATACAAAATACTGAAAAAGAATTAGAAGCTGAACGAAGTAAGAAAGAGAGTATTATAGCCGAATATGCAAAAAACAATAACATTGTACACCAGCTTATCGATTTAGCTCTTTTACAGAACGGAATGCTAAAAGGTGCTGCTCTAGATAAATTCTTAAAACGCTCTATTGACTTGATTAAATAA
- a CDS encoding RNA methyltransferase: MISKNKIKQIHLLETKKGRKVEGLFIAEGPKVTGDLLAIYEAQSIYATKEWLEKNIHTYKTAKEIVEVSEDELRKISMLQHPQQVLALFSIEDKKPEINNLSKKLCIALDGVQDPGNLGTIIRVADWFGITDIFCSYDTADVYNPKVIQATMGSIARVNVYYTDLKKIVNGLPNDFPVYGTSLDGQNIYEQVLSDKGLIIMGNEGNGISQPIMEKITNKLLIPNYPPERETADSLNVAIATAIVCSEFRRKCNK, from the coding sequence ATGATTAGCAAGAATAAAATTAAGCAAATCCATTTGCTTGAAACCAAGAAAGGAAGAAAAGTTGAAGGGCTTTTCATTGCCGAAGGTCCAAAGGTTACTGGTGATTTACTAGCCATATATGAAGCTCAGTCTATATATGCTACGAAAGAGTGGCTTGAGAAAAATATTCATACCTATAAAACAGCTAAAGAGATAGTTGAAGTAAGTGAAGATGAGCTACGAAAAATAAGCATGTTACAGCATCCTCAGCAAGTATTGGCGCTATTCTCTATTGAAGACAAAAAACCTGAAATCAATAATCTTTCAAAGAAATTATGTATTGCCCTAGATGGAGTACAAGATCCTGGTAATTTAGGCACTATTATAAGAGTGGCTGACTGGTTTGGAATAACTGATATATTTTGTAGTTACGACACTGCTGATGTATATAATCCAAAAGTAATTCAGGCCACAATGGGAAGTATCGCAAGAGTAAATGTATATTATACAGACTTGAAAAAAATAGTTAACGGTCTACCAAATGACTTTCCTGTATATGGAACATCATTAGATGGTCAAAATATTTACGAGCAAGTACTTTCTGATAAAGGGCTTATTATTATGGGGAATGAAGGAAACGGCATATCACAACCAATTATGGAAAAGATTACAAATAAATTATTAATACCTAATTATCCACCTGAAAGAGAAACGGCAGATAGTCTAAATGTAGCCATAGCTACTGCTATTGTATGCAGTGAATTCAGGAGAAAATGCAATAAATAG
- a CDS encoding OmpH family outer membrane protein, translating into MNKKNIFGAVMLAAVASITMTSCNKSTPQMDEKSQTSKAAPGDMKIAYVEVDSLMNQYKFCKDYSLILQKKGQNIQATLAQKGQALQAAAANFQQKAQANAYTREQAQAIQANLQRQQQDLQTLQQRLSSEFESEQTKYNKALRDSLQHFLKIYNKDKKYSMILSKAGDNLLYADKALDITTDVVNGLNKSYSPSTELSKAKGGK; encoded by the coding sequence ATGAATAAGAAAAACATTTTTGGCGCTGTCATGCTAGCTGCAGTTGCGTCTATCACGATGACATCGTGTAACAAATCAACTCCACAAATGGATGAGAAATCACAGACTTCAAAAGCGGCTCCTGGCGATATGAAAATAGCTTATGTAGAGGTTGACTCTCTTATGAATCAATATAAATTCTGCAAGGACTATTCTTTGATATTACAGAAAAAAGGTCAAAATATTCAGGCAACTCTAGCTCAGAAAGGACAAGCTTTACAGGCTGCTGCTGCTAATTTTCAGCAGAAAGCTCAGGCTAATGCATATACACGCGAACAGGCTCAAGCAATCCAAGCTAATCTCCAGCGTCAGCAGCAAGATTTGCAGACTCTGCAACAGCGTCTTTCTAGTGAATTCGAATCAGAACAGACTAAATACAATAAAGCTCTGCGTGATAGTTTGCAACATTTTTTGAAAATCTATAATAAGGATAAAAAGTATTCTATGATTTTGAGTAAAGCCGGTGATAATCTTCTTTATGCAGATAAAGCATTGGATATCACTACAGATGTTGTAAATGGTTTGAACAAATCTTATTCACCTTCTACTGAATTGTCTAAGGCAAAAGGAGGAAAATAA
- the tamL gene encoding translocation and assembly module lipoprotein TamL, translating into MIWNFHSIIKNTAFASVIVVLVACSASKFVPDKEYLLEKVEVKTNAKDIDANALRQYVRQHSNSKWFSLFKIPLGTYAMAGRDTSKWINRTLQRFGEKPIIYDTLQARLSCNDLRTALQNMGYMNAIVNLQTKVHRKKIKVIYTLVPGEPFFIRNLKYDIQDKNIAKILMTDDSTKWGLHSGMKFDVSTLDKERNRIAKILTDNGYYHFHKDFIVYSADSIGNNRYVDLVLHLMKYRQNNNAPETDHPQYKIRNVNFYNADSTDIHLRKRVLEDNTLIEKGRLYSSDDLQKTYNNFGCLQAVRYTNIKFKEVPDSTILDCDVQINTNKPSTISFQPEGTNTAGDLGAAASLTYENRNLFRGSELLSVELRGAFEAIKGLEGYQNSNFVEYSLETKLQFPRFVLPFMLPNSRNGINVSSEISLSYDMQNRPEFHRRVFSAGLRYKWNNPESHSQYKIDILDLNYIHMPWISETFKKEYLDSVSNRNAILRYNYEDLFIAKIGFGYAYNNGKHAFKANIETAGNLFNAFSHLTNAKKDDKGNYTLFNIAYAQYVKADFDYTKLITFDRRNSLALHCNLGIAYPYGNSTVLPFEKRYFSGGANSVRGWSVRGLGPGKYRGVDGAIDFINQTGDMKLDMNMEYRTFLFWKFNGAVFVDAGNIWTLRDYAEQPGGQFKINEFYKQIAVAYGLGLRLNFDYFILRFDVGMKAINPAYDTQKEHYAIANPKLSRDLAFHFAVGLPF; encoded by the coding sequence GTGATTTGGAATTTTCATAGTATAATAAAGAATACAGCTTTTGCTTCTGTTATAGTTGTCTTGGTAGCCTGCTCGGCTTCTAAGTTTGTGCCAGATAAAGAGTATCTACTTGAAAAAGTGGAAGTTAAGACCAACGCTAAAGATATTGATGCAAATGCATTAAGGCAATACGTCAGACAACATAGTAATTCTAAATGGTTCTCTCTATTTAAAATTCCTCTTGGAACATATGCTATGGCAGGAAGGGATACTTCAAAATGGATAAACAGAACGCTTCAACGTTTTGGAGAAAAACCAATTATATATGATACGCTTCAAGCAAGGTTGAGTTGTAATGATCTAAGGACAGCTTTGCAAAATATGGGATACATGAATGCTATTGTAAATCTGCAGACAAAAGTTCACAGGAAAAAAATTAAAGTAATATATACTCTTGTACCTGGTGAACCGTTTTTTATAAGAAATTTAAAATACGATATACAAGATAAGAATATAGCGAAAATTTTAATGACTGATGACTCTACAAAGTGGGGATTACATTCTGGTATGAAATTTGACGTAAGTACACTAGACAAAGAGCGTAATCGTATTGCTAAAATACTCACGGATAATGGATATTACCATTTTCATAAAGATTTTATTGTTTATTCGGCAGATTCTATAGGCAACAATAGATATGTAGATTTGGTTTTGCATTTGATGAAGTATAGGCAAAATAACAATGCGCCAGAGACTGATCATCCTCAATATAAAATCAGGAATGTTAATTTCTATAATGCAGATAGTACTGATATTCATTTAAGAAAACGTGTACTTGAAGATAATACATTAATAGAAAAGGGCCGTTTGTATAGTTCTGACGATTTGCAAAAAACGTATAATAACTTTGGCTGTTTGCAGGCTGTAAGATATACAAATATTAAATTCAAAGAAGTTCCGGACTCGACCATTCTTGACTGTGATGTACAAATTAACACCAACAAACCGAGTACGATAAGTTTTCAGCCTGAAGGTACAAATACTGCGGGTGATCTTGGTGCTGCGGCATCTCTGACATACGAGAATAGAAATCTCTTTAGAGGATCTGAATTGTTAAGTGTAGAATTACGAGGGGCTTTTGAAGCAATTAAAGGCCTTGAAGGTTATCAGAATAGCAATTTTGTTGAATATAGTTTAGAGACTAAATTACAATTTCCACGATTCGTCTTACCATTTATGCTGCCAAATAGTCGTAATGGTATTAATGTATCATCAGAAATATCTTTATCTTATGATATGCAGAATAGACCAGAGTTCCACCGTAGAGTCTTTTCGGCAGGATTAAGATATAAGTGGAATAATCCGGAAAGCCATTCACAATACAAAATAGATATTCTTGATCTGAATTATATACATATGCCATGGATATCAGAAACCTTTAAGAAAGAATATCTTGACAGTGTTAGCAATCGTAATGCAATATTAAGGTATAATTATGAAGATTTGTTTATCGCAAAAATTGGTTTCGGATATGCTTATAATAACGGGAAGCATGCATTTAAAGCTAATATTGAAACTGCTGGAAATCTCTTCAATGCATTTTCTCATCTTACAAACGCTAAAAAAGACGATAAGGGCAATTATACATTATTCAATATAGCATATGCACAGTATGTTAAAGCTGATTTTGATTATACGAAGTTGATAACATTCGATAGACGAAATTCACTAGCGTTGCACTGTAATTTAGGTATTGCCTATCCGTATGGTAATAGTACAGTTCTACCTTTTGAGAAAAGGTATTTTTCTGGAGGAGCAAATTCCGTTAGAGGATGGAGCGTAAGAGGACTTGGTCCTGGAAAATATAGAGGAGTAGACGGCGCTATTGATTTTATAAATCAGACTGGTGATATGAAGTTGGACATGAATATGGAATATCGCACTTTCTTGTTTTGGAAATTTAATGGTGCTGTTTTTGTTGATGCAGGCAACATATGGACATTAAGGGATTATGCCGAGCAGCCTGGAGGGCAATTTAAAATAAATGAATTCTATAAGCAGATAGCCGTAGCATACGGCTTAGGACTTAGACTTAATTTCGATTATTTTATTCTTAGGTTTGATGTTGGTATGAAGGCAATAAATCCGGCATATGATACACAAAAAGAACATTATGCGATAGCAAATCCTAAACTTAGTCGTGATTTGGCTTTTCACTTCGCAGTGGGGCTTCCATTTTAA
- a CDS encoding aminoacyl-histidine dipeptidase, translating to MNKNELQPRCVFEQFAKINEVPRPSKHEDKMIEYLKNWGKEHNLDTLVDETGNVIIRKCATPGYEDRETVILQSHMDMVCDKLVDVDFNFNTDAIQTYVDGEWLKAKGTTLGADDGIGDAIQLALLASEDIEHGPIECVFTRDEETGLTGAHGMKAGFMTGKMLINLDSEDEGQIFVSCAGGLSTKAIFKFVKEDAPNGYFFIKAQLKGLIGGHSGDDINKHRANAIKILTRFLYKEQDKYDIRIAQFTSGKMHNAIPRDGYFTIAVPNNAKENIKADWNIFASDVEDEFHVTDKNMIFNMESTDAEKVLPANVGSNFVKSMQGIHNGILAMCQDEAISWMVETSSNVASIVTTDTDITIVASQRSNVMSNLENMGNTIKSVFELAGAEVSQGDRYPAWKMNADSKLTKIAVDSYKRLFGKEPKVLGIHAGLECGLFSERYPDLDMVSFGPTLRFVHTPDECLFIPTVQMVWDHLKEILKSIPSA from the coding sequence ATGAATAAAAATGAATTACAGCCGCGATGTGTATTCGAGCAATTCGCGAAAATCAATGAGGTGCCTAGGCCTTCTAAGCATGAGGATAAAATGATTGAATATCTCAAAAATTGGGGTAAGGAGCATAATCTTGACACTTTAGTAGATGAAACTGGTAATGTAATAATAAGAAAATGTGCGACTCCTGGATATGAAGACCGTGAAACTGTTATATTACAAAGCCATATGGATATGGTATGTGATAAACTTGTCGATGTGGACTTCAATTTTAATACTGATGCAATACAAACATATGTAGATGGAGAATGGCTTAAAGCAAAAGGAACCACTCTAGGTGCAGATGATGGTATTGGTGATGCCATACAGCTGGCTCTTCTGGCTTCTGAGGACATCGAACACGGACCTATTGAATGTGTTTTCACACGTGATGAAGAAACAGGACTTACAGGTGCTCATGGAATGAAGGCTGGTTTTATGACTGGGAAAATGCTTATTAACCTAGACAGCGAAGACGAAGGACAGATATTTGTAAGTTGTGCAGGCGGACTAAGCACAAAAGCCATTTTCAAATTTGTAAAAGAAGATGCTCCTAATGGTTATTTCTTTATTAAAGCTCAACTAAAAGGTTTAATTGGAGGTCATTCAGGCGACGATATTAATAAACATCGCGCAAATGCTATAAAGATTCTAACAAGATTCCTTTATAAAGAACAGGACAAGTATGATATACGTATTGCTCAATTTACTTCAGGTAAGATGCATAATGCCATACCTCGTGACGGTTATTTTACAATAGCAGTACCTAATAATGCAAAAGAAAATATTAAAGCAGACTGGAATATATTTGCGAGTGATGTAGAAGATGAATTCCATGTTACTGACAAAAATATGATTTTCAACATGGAATCTACAGATGCTGAAAAGGTTTTGCCTGCTAATGTTGGTTCTAACTTTGTAAAATCAATGCAAGGTATACATAATGGCATTTTAGCTATGTGCCAGGATGAAGCTATTTCATGGATGGTAGAGACATCAAGCAATGTAGCAAGTATAGTAACTACAGATACGGATATAACAATTGTTGCATCTCAACGTAGTAACGTAATGAGTAATCTAGAAAATATGGGCAATACTATTAAATCTGTATTTGAATTAGCAGGTGCAGAGGTATCCCAAGGAGACAGATATCCAGCTTGGAAAATGAATGCTGATAGCAAGTTGACTAAGATTGCTGTAGATTCATATAAAAGACTCTTTGGCAAGGAGCCAAAGGTTTTAGGTATACACGCAGGCTTGGAATGTGGTCTATTCTCAGAGCGATATCCAGACCTTGATATGGTTTCTTTTGGTCCTACTCTACGTTTTGTTCACACTCCAGACGAATGTCTGTTTATTCCAACAGTACAAATGGTATGGGATCACTTGAAAGAAATATTAAAGAGCATTCCATCAGCATAA